In Pedobacter sp. WC2423, the following are encoded in one genomic region:
- a CDS encoding RagB/SusD family nutrient uptake outer membrane protein, translated as MKHLKYIFLSFIICSTLSCKKSFLTVQPQGELTGEQITTQDGVEGLLIGAYGLLNGNVNGTWGNYGAAPSQWLFGEVASDNAHKGSSNGDQPNMNAIERHAPTSTNDNLANLWDRCYEGIQRCNNTLKILANLQAGGGAAKFSDARAKEIEGEAKVLRAHYYFFLVRVFKVVPYVTETTVSGTIIPNDKDIYPNIIADLQTAVANLGTTKPKGQKARMDKFAAQAYLGKVFLYQKRYAEAYAQFNAIIAAKPSLINLPYSDNFDITKEDGPESIVSVQNSVGTDGTGGDNGNVGDMLNFPSGSAPINCCGFFQPTIDLANAFKVDAAGLPLLDGSYRTNPYISDLGLTTDQKKTYVLNTALALDPRIESTLGRRGTPYRDWGVMPGDAWIRDASNGGPFLPIKNTIEVSQLASGTAPGSPNVTGLNINLIRLADIYLMAAECAVETGDLGTALTLVNAVRQRAAKITPQLANGAPTAAYKVGLYPSFPSVDYARNAVHFERRLELALEGHRFFDLVRWGVAKTTLESYFNFEGKYFDYLKNISLKPRDEYWPLPQDQIDRSQGKLVQSPGY; from the coding sequence ATGAAACACTTAAAATATATTTTCTTATCCTTTATAATTTGCAGTACGCTATCCTGCAAGAAGTCATTTCTGACGGTTCAGCCCCAGGGAGAGCTGACAGGAGAACAAATAACGACACAGGATGGTGTTGAAGGTTTACTTATCGGTGCTTATGGCTTACTAAATGGTAATGTAAACGGTACATGGGGCAATTACGGTGCTGCTCCAAGCCAGTGGTTATTTGGTGAGGTTGCTTCTGACAATGCCCATAAAGGGAGTAGCAATGGTGATCAGCCAAATATGAACGCGATAGAAAGACACGCACCAACGAGTACAAATGATAATTTAGCAAATTTATGGGACAGATGTTATGAAGGTATTCAGCGCTGTAACAACACCCTGAAAATTTTAGCTAACCTGCAAGCTGGTGGTGGTGCTGCAAAATTTAGTGATGCACGTGCTAAAGAAATCGAGGGTGAAGCCAAAGTACTTCGTGCTCATTATTATTTCTTTTTAGTAAGGGTGTTTAAAGTTGTTCCTTATGTTACTGAAACTACTGTAAGTGGAACTATCATACCAAACGACAAGGATATTTATCCTAACATTATCGCAGATCTTCAGACAGCAGTAGCAAATCTGGGTACAACAAAACCAAAAGGTCAAAAAGCGCGTATGGATAAATTTGCCGCACAAGCTTATCTTGGAAAAGTATTCTTATATCAGAAAAGATATGCTGAGGCCTATGCACAGTTTAATGCTATCATTGCAGCAAAACCAAGTCTTATCAACTTACCTTATTCAGATAACTTCGATATCACTAAAGAAGATGGTCCGGAATCAATTGTTTCTGTTCAGAATTCTGTAGGAACAGATGGTACAGGTGGAGATAACGGAAACGTGGGTGATATGTTAAACTTCCCTTCCGGAAGTGCACCGATCAACTGCTGTGGTTTCTTCCAGCCAACAATTGACCTGGCTAACGCGTTCAAAGTTGATGCTGCTGGTTTACCATTACTAGATGGAAGCTACCGTACCAATCCATATATTTCTGATTTAGGATTAACAACAGATCAAAAGAAAACCTATGTATTGAATACTGCTTTAGCTTTAGACCCAAGGATTGAGTCTACTTTAGGCAGAAGAGGTACTCCTTATCGTGATTGGGGTGTAATGCCTGGTGATGCCTGGATTCGTGATGCGAGTAATGGCGGACCATTTTTACCGATTAAAAACACAATTGAAGTTTCTCAGCTGGCCAGCGGAACAGCTCCGGGAAGTCCAAACGTAACCGGATTAAACATTAACCTGATTCGTCTTGCTGATATTTACCTGATGGCAGCAGAGTGTGCTGTAGAAACAGGTGATCTTGGAACAGCATTAACCCTGGTCAATGCAGTGAGACAACGCGCAGCAAAAATAACACCTCAATTAGCGAACGGCGCACCTACAGCAGCTTATAAAGTAGGTCTTTATCCTTCTTTCCCTAGTGTTGATTATGCTAGAAATGCAGTTCATTTTGAACGCAGATTAGAATTGGCATTGGAAGGTCACAGATTCTTTGACCTTGTACGCTGGGGTGTTGCAAAAACAACACTGGAAAGCTACTTTAACTTTGAAGGTAAATACTTCGATTACCTGAAAAACATTTCGCTTAAACCACGTGATGAGTATTGGCCATTACCACAAGATCAAATTGACAGAAGTCAGGGTAAGCTGGTACAAAGCCCTGGTTACTAA
- a CDS encoding prolyl oligopeptidase family serine peptidase, which yields MKHYKLILWFSLLFSLQTMAQDLKKYDKGSFIDGKDSISYRILFPEHFDPKQKYPVLFFLHGSGERGNDNEKQLVHGGKLFLRNDIREQYPAIIIFPQCSEDSYWANVQFSSDSTGKRIFNYQKKGKPTKAMKALLGMIDNILDKPYIDHQQVYVGGLSMGGMGTLELLRRKPKTFAAAFSICGGDNIANVEKYKHVPLWIFHGGKDDVVPPAGSTAIANQLKIIGKEVKFTLYPDANHNSWDSTFAEPKLLPWLFSHKK from the coding sequence ATGAAGCATTACAAATTAATTCTCTGGTTCTCTCTCCTGTTTTCCCTTCAAACAATGGCTCAGGATCTCAAAAAATACGATAAAGGCAGCTTTATTGACGGCAAAGACAGTATCTCCTATCGTATCCTATTCCCCGAACACTTCGATCCAAAACAAAAATATCCCGTCCTGTTTTTCCTTCACGGCAGCGGAGAACGCGGAAATGATAACGAAAAGCAATTAGTACACGGTGGCAAGCTCTTCCTTAGAAACGATATCCGTGAACAATATCCCGCCATCATAATTTTCCCTCAATGTTCAGAAGACAGTTACTGGGCTAATGTGCAGTTTTCTTCAGATTCTACCGGAAAAAGAATCTTTAATTATCAAAAAAAAGGAAAACCTACAAAAGCGATGAAGGCCCTTTTAGGAATGATCGATAATATTCTTGATAAACCCTATATCGATCACCAGCAAGTTTATGTTGGCGGACTTTCTATGGGCGGTATGGGAACCCTTGAACTTTTGAGACGTAAACCTAAAACATTCGCCGCTGCCTTTTCAATATGCGGAGGTGACAACATTGCAAACGTTGAAAAATACAAACATGTTCCCCTTTGGATTTTCCACGGTGGAAAAGATGATGTGGTACCACCAGCAGGATCTACAGCAATCGCTAACCAGTTAAAAATTATTGGTAAAGAAGTGAAATTTACGCTTTATCCTGACGCAAATCACAACAGCTGGGATTCCACTTTTGCAGAACCCAAGTTACTTCCGTGGTTGTTTAGTCACAAGAAGTAG
- a CDS encoding YebC/PmpR family DNA-binding transcriptional regulator encodes MGRAFEFRKERKFKRWAKMAVQFTRIGKEIVMAVKDGGPNPDTNSRLRTAIQNSKAVNMPKDRVDAAIKRASNKDENGYEEHVYEGYALHGVAILIETATDNTNRTVANVRSYFSKTGGSLGKTGSLDFIFNRKSIFRFIPGDKDLEELEFELIDAGLEELYLESDEEGNDIAVVQTAFEDFGKMQKALEDLGFEMKSAKLERIAMSTTPISEEQALDVFKLIDKLEEDDDVQAVYNNMAE; translated from the coding sequence ATGGGAAGAGCATTTGAGTTTAGAAAAGAAAGAAAATTTAAGCGTTGGGCTAAAATGGCCGTGCAGTTCACCCGTATAGGGAAAGAGATTGTAATGGCAGTAAAGGACGGTGGTCCTAATCCTGATACGAATTCACGTTTACGTACAGCAATCCAAAACTCTAAAGCGGTAAATATGCCGAAAGACAGAGTGGATGCTGCAATTAAAAGGGCTTCTAATAAGGATGAAAATGGTTACGAGGAGCATGTATATGAAGGATATGCACTTCATGGGGTAGCTATATTAATCGAAACTGCTACCGACAATACGAACAGAACGGTAGCTAACGTACGTAGTTACTTTAGTAAAACCGGTGGTTCTTTAGGAAAAACAGGTTCCCTTGATTTCATTTTCAACCGCAAGTCTATTTTTAGATTTATACCGGGTGACAAGGATCTGGAAGAACTGGAGTTTGAATTGATTGACGCTGGTTTGGAAGAGTTGTATCTGGAGTCTGATGAAGAGGGTAACGATATTGCAGTTGTTCAGACAGCTTTTGAGGATTTTGGTAAGATGCAAAAGGCGCTGGAAGATTTAGGCTTTGAAATGAAAAGCGCGAAATTGGAAAGAATTGCAATGTCCACAACGCCTATTTCAGAAGAACAGGCGCTTGATGTTTTCAAACTGATTGACAAGTTGGAAGAGGATGACGATGTACAGGCTGTTTATAATAATATGGCTGAGTAA
- a CDS encoding NAD-dependent epimerase/dehydratase family protein, with protein sequence MTEKILVLGSNGQIGTELVTALRKTYGEDNVVACDIRRPDYDIKNSGPFEFVNVLEKDTLNTIFNKYKPGQVYLLAALLSATGEQNPKLAWDLNMNGLLNILDLAIVYKTAKVYWPSSIAVFGPNSPKDQTEQYCVMDPNTVYGISKLAGERWCEYYHQKFGLDVRSIRYPGLISWKAAPGGGTTDYAIHIFHDALKKANYASFLSADTELPMMYMDDAIRGTIELMDAPADRISIRSSYNFAGVSFTPETLAAEIKKHIPEFTLTYTADDPRQQIASSWPRSMDDQIARRDWGWKPEFDLSKLTIDMLNNLKKIG encoded by the coding sequence ATGACCGAAAAAATACTAGTATTAGGCTCTAATGGGCAGATAGGAACTGAACTGGTGACTGCACTGCGCAAAACTTATGGTGAAGACAATGTAGTGGCCTGTGATATCCGACGTCCTGATTATGACATCAAGAATTCAGGACCTTTTGAGTTCGTTAATGTTTTAGAGAAGGATACTTTAAATACCATATTTAATAAATATAAACCTGGCCAGGTTTATTTGCTGGCTGCGTTATTATCAGCTACCGGTGAGCAGAATCCAAAGCTTGCCTGGGACCTGAATATGAACGGTCTGCTGAACATTCTTGACCTGGCGATTGTCTATAAAACTGCCAAAGTTTACTGGCCAAGCTCCATTGCGGTATTCGGGCCTAACTCTCCGAAGGATCAGACTGAACAATACTGTGTGATGGATCCAAATACGGTTTACGGAATCAGTAAATTAGCAGGTGAAAGATGGTGTGAGTATTATCATCAGAAATTTGGTCTTGATGTGCGCAGTATCCGTTACCCAGGTTTAATCAGCTGGAAAGCTGCTCCGGGTGGTGGTACAACGGATTATGCCATCCATATTTTCCATGATGCATTAAAGAAAGCGAATTATGCTTCTTTCCTTTCTGCAGATACAGAATTACCAATGATGTACATGGATGATGCGATCCGTGGAACCATAGAATTGATGGATGCTCCGGCAGACCGTATTTCTATTCGTTCGAGCTATAATTTTGCTGGTGTAAGTTTTACGCCTGAAACTTTGGCAGCGGAAATAAAGAAACATATTCCGGAATTTACATTAACTTATACTGCTGATGATCCCCGTCAACAGATCGCTTCAAGCTGGCCCCGTTCAATGGATGATCAGATTGCAAGACGCGACTGGGGTTGGAAGCCTGAATTTGATCTGTCAAAACTGACGATTGATATGTTAAACAATTTAAAAAAGATAGGGTAG
- a CDS encoding gluconate 2-dehydrogenase subunit 3 family protein, with the protein MERRDAVRNIAFLMGGALSATTIGVFLDSCNTPSAKKGSGLFSADQDQLITEVADIIIPSTKTPGAKAAGVGPWISMMVRDCYPKEAQDVFVKGLEDLEARSKKQYNNSFLKISVKERGELLGKVRDETVAAQKADGEKAAAAEKAKGTGKALTNTVKAAKYGPQGPSYFFAIARDLTMLGYFTSEIGATQALEYIDVPGRYNGCVDLKPGQKVYSS; encoded by the coding sequence ATGGAAAGAAGAGACGCAGTCAGAAACATTGCCTTTTTAATGGGAGGCGCATTATCTGCTACTACAATCGGAGTATTTCTTGACAGCTGTAACACCCCTTCTGCCAAGAAAGGATCGGGACTATTTTCAGCAGATCAGGACCAGTTGATCACTGAAGTAGCCGACATTATTATCCCATCTACAAAAACACCAGGTGCAAAAGCAGCAGGCGTTGGACCATGGATTTCAATGATGGTGAGAGATTGCTATCCTAAAGAAGCGCAAGACGTTTTTGTTAAAGGCCTTGAAGATCTGGAAGCCCGTTCTAAAAAACAATACAATAATTCATTCCTTAAAATTTCTGTAAAAGAACGTGGAGAATTACTTGGAAAAGTAAGAGATGAGACCGTTGCTGCTCAGAAAGCTGATGGCGAAAAAGCCGCAGCCGCAGAAAAAGCGAAAGGAACTGGAAAAGCATTAACAAATACTGTTAAGGCTGCTAAATATGGACCACAAGGCCCATCTTACTTTTTTGCCATTGCGAGAGATTTAACTATGTTAGGTTATTTCACCTCAGAAATCGGCGCTACACAAGCGTTAGAGTACATTGACGTTCCCGGCCGTTACAATGGCTGTGTCGATTTAAAACCTGGACAAAAAGTTTATTCTTCTTAA
- a CDS encoding GMC oxidoreductase: MNLNTKATAQNTYDAIVVGSGISGGWAAKELTEKGLKVLLLERGRNVEHIKDYTTAMKKPWEFEHRGKLTEVQKEAHPVQKRDYPYQEFNESFWVNDHECPYTEVKRFDWYRGFHVGGKSLMWGRQSYRFSDLNFEDNKKDGHGNDWPIRYKDLSPWYDHVEKFAGISGQVENWPALPDGHFLPPMEMNCVEKDVKKRIEDKWKKSRIMTIGRTANLTVPHGGRGSCQYRDRCSRGCPFGAYFSTQSSTLPAAVATGNLTLRPFSLVDHIVYDKETQKATGVVIIDSETKENIEYFAKIVFVNGSTLGSTFLLLNSTSAEHPNGLGNASGELGHNLMDHHFRCGASGDAEGFDDKYTYGRRANGIYVPRYQNMGGDKRDYLRGFGYQGGASRTGWHKDVAELAFGGDFKDLMTQPGAWKMGLGGFGESLPYHENRVYIDKTKKDKWGMPVLAIDCEFKGNEEKMRIDMMNDAAEMLEAAGIKNIQTYDAGSTPGMAIHEQGTARMGNDPKTSVLNKWNQMHEVKNVFVTDGSCMPSIACQNPSLTFMALTARAADFAVSELKKGNL, from the coding sequence ATGAATTTAAACACAAAAGCAACCGCACAAAATACATACGATGCTATCGTAGTCGGATCAGGAATAAGTGGAGGATGGGCAGCAAAAGAACTTACTGAAAAAGGACTTAAAGTTCTCTTGCTTGAACGCGGCAGAAACGTCGAGCATATCAAAGATTATACTACAGCAATGAAAAAACCATGGGAATTTGAACACCGTGGTAAATTAACTGAAGTACAAAAAGAAGCACACCCGGTACAAAAGCGTGATTATCCTTACCAGGAATTCAATGAGAGCTTTTGGGTGAATGACCACGAATGTCCATATACAGAAGTCAAACGTTTTGACTGGTACCGCGGATTTCACGTAGGTGGAAAATCATTGATGTGGGGCCGTCAAAGTTACCGCTTCAGTGACCTGAACTTTGAAGACAATAAAAAAGATGGCCATGGTAATGACTGGCCAATCAGATATAAAGACTTAAGCCCATGGTATGACCATGTAGAAAAGTTTGCAGGAATTAGTGGTCAGGTAGAAAACTGGCCTGCTTTACCTGATGGACACTTTCTTCCGCCAATGGAAATGAATTGTGTAGAGAAAGATGTGAAGAAACGAATAGAAGATAAGTGGAAGAAATCACGTATTATGACTATTGGCCGTACAGCCAATCTGACTGTTCCCCATGGAGGAAGAGGAAGTTGTCAGTACCGTGACAGATGTAGCAGAGGATGTCCTTTTGGTGCTTATTTCAGTACACAGTCTTCTACCCTTCCAGCTGCTGTAGCTACTGGAAACCTGACTTTACGCCCTTTCTCTTTAGTTGATCATATTGTTTATGACAAAGAAACACAGAAAGCAACAGGTGTAGTCATCATAGATTCAGAAACGAAAGAAAACATAGAGTATTTTGCAAAGATTGTATTTGTAAATGGCTCTACTTTAGGTAGTACCTTCTTATTGTTGAATTCAACTTCTGCTGAGCATCCTAATGGTTTAGGGAATGCGAGTGGTGAGCTTGGACACAATTTAATGGATCACCATTTCCGTTGCGGTGCTTCGGGAGATGCAGAAGGTTTTGACGACAAATATACTTATGGCCGCAGGGCAAATGGTATTTATGTACCGAGATACCAGAACATGGGTGGTGATAAACGTGATTATTTACGTGGATTCGGTTATCAGGGTGGTGCAAGTCGTACAGGATGGCATAAAGATGTAGCTGAACTTGCTTTTGGTGGCGACTTTAAAGATCTGATGACGCAGCCAGGTGCCTGGAAAATGGGATTAGGTGGTTTCGGTGAGTCTCTTCCATACCATGAAAACAGGGTTTATATTGATAAAACCAAAAAAGATAAATGGGGAATGCCGGTATTGGCTATTGACTGTGAGTTTAAAGGTAACGAAGAAAAAATGCGTATTGACATGATGAACGATGCAGCAGAAATGCTGGAAGCAGCAGGAATCAAGAATATACAAACTTATGATGCGGGATCAACTCCAGGTATGGCTATCCATGAGCAAGGAACAGCCCGTATGGGAAATGATCCTAAAACCTCCGTATTAAATAAATGGAACCAGATGCATGAAGTTAAAAATGTATTTGTAACGGATGGATCTTGTATGCCATCGATTGCTTGTCAAAATCCTTCGCTGACTTTTATGGCTTTGACAGCCAGAGCCGCAGATTTTGCAGTAAGTGAACTAAAAAAAGGTAATCTTTAA
- a CDS encoding Gfo/Idh/MocA family protein, whose translation MNGKIRMGMIGGGKNAFIGAVHRIAANIDGQIELVCGALSSNPETAKESGELLFLAADRNYGTYQEMIEKESLLPATTRMHFVTIVTPNFAHFAPAMLALEHGFHVVIDKPISLTLAEAKLLRDKVLETGLTLALTYTYSGYPMVKQARQMVKDHAFGKIRKILVEYPQGWLSLPSERDGNKQSAWRTDPSKSGISGCMGDIGTHAAQLAEYISGLEITKICADLNIMVDGRALDDDGNVLLKFSNGANGVLVASQIAAGEENALKIKVYGEKGSLEWHQEEPNTLKVKWLDAPSQLYRAGQGYLTPAAQFNARTPAGHPEGYLEAFANIYRNFALTLKAKQQGETPTPEMLDFPGVEDGVRGMAFIENVVASGLSDQKWFDFKI comes from the coding sequence ATGAACGGTAAAATAAGAATGGGGATGATCGGTGGCGGTAAAAATGCTTTTATAGGCGCCGTCCACCGTATCGCAGCCAATATAGATGGTCAGATAGAACTGGTTTGCGGAGCTTTAAGTTCCAATCCTGAAACCGCTAAGGAATCGGGCGAATTATTGTTCCTGGCAGCAGACAGAAATTACGGGACTTACCAGGAGATGATCGAAAAAGAGAGTCTCCTGCCTGCAACTACAAGAATGCATTTTGTAACTATTGTTACGCCTAATTTTGCACATTTCGCGCCTGCAATGCTGGCATTGGAACATGGTTTTCATGTGGTGATTGACAAGCCGATCAGCTTAACACTGGCAGAAGCTAAACTACTCAGAGATAAGGTATTGGAAACAGGTTTGACTTTAGCGCTTACCTATACGTATTCTGGTTACCCGATGGTTAAGCAGGCTCGCCAGATGGTGAAAGATCATGCTTTCGGAAAGATCAGAAAAATCCTGGTAGAATATCCTCAGGGCTGGTTAAGCTTACCTTCTGAACGTGACGGCAATAAACAGTCTGCGTGGAGAACCGATCCTTCGAAAAGTGGGATCAGTGGCTGTATGGGTGACATCGGAACACATGCTGCACAGCTTGCCGAATATATTTCAGGCCTGGAGATTACAAAAATCTGCGCGGACCTGAATATTATGGTAGATGGCCGTGCGCTTGATGATGATGGAAATGTATTGCTAAAATTCAGCAATGGCGCCAATGGAGTTCTAGTGGCTTCACAGATTGCTGCGGGAGAAGAAAATGCACTGAAAATTAAAGTTTATGGGGAAAAAGGAAGCCTGGAATGGCACCAGGAAGAACCAAATACGCTGAAAGTAAAATGGCTGGATGCACCAAGTCAACTGTATCGTGCGGGACAAGGTTATTTAACCCCGGCAGCACAATTTAATGCAAGAACACCAGCCGGACACCCGGAAGGTTATTTAGAAGCTTTTGCTAACATTTACCGGAATTTCGCGTTAACTTTAAAAGCAAAGCAGCAAGGTGAAACCCCTACCCCGGAGATGTTAGATTTCCCTGGCGTAGAGGATGGTGTACGTGGAATGGCATTTATAGAAAATGTAGTAGCCTCAGGGCTGTCAGATCAGAAATGGTTTGATTTTAAAATATAA
- a CDS encoding sugar phosphate isomerase/epimerase family protein: MTTIKGPAVFLAQFIGDQAPFNSLDGICQWAADLGFKGIQMPTLDNRFIDLQQAAESKTYADELKGKINSYGLEITELSTHIQGQLVAVNPAYDKVFDGFAPAAYHNNPAARTEWAVQQLKYAAKASQNLGLNAHATFSGSLLWHMFHPWPQRPEGLVEEGFKELARRWLPILNEFDTCGVDVCYEIHPGEDLFDGITYEMFLEQVNFHPRACLLYDPSHFVLQQLDYIQYIDLYHERIKAFHVKDAEFNPTGRQGTFGGYQSWANRAGRYRSPGDGQVDFKTIFSKLAQYDFKGWAVMEWECCIKDSETGAREGAEFIKNHIIPVTSRAFDDFAATGADSEFNKQILGIK; this comes from the coding sequence ATGACAACAATTAAAGGACCAGCAGTTTTTTTAGCCCAGTTTATTGGAGACCAGGCCCCGTTCAATTCCCTTGACGGGATTTGTCAGTGGGCAGCAGATTTAGGATTTAAAGGTATACAAATGCCAACCCTGGATAACAGATTTATTGACCTGCAGCAAGCGGCAGAGAGTAAAACCTATGCGGATGAATTGAAAGGAAAAATCAATTCATATGGTCTGGAAATTACAGAACTTTCTACGCATATCCAAGGTCAGTTAGTGGCAGTTAATCCTGCTTATGACAAGGTATTTGATGGTTTTGCACCGGCTGCTTACCACAATAATCCTGCAGCCAGAACAGAATGGGCAGTACAGCAGCTGAAATATGCGGCAAAGGCTTCTCAGAATCTTGGTTTGAATGCACATGCTACTTTTAGTGGCTCTCTTTTATGGCATATGTTCCATCCCTGGCCACAAAGACCAGAAGGATTGGTAGAGGAAGGTTTTAAAGAACTTGCCCGCCGCTGGTTACCGATATTAAATGAATTTGATACTTGTGGTGTGGATGTTTGTTATGAGATCCACCCGGGTGAAGATTTATTTGACGGGATAACTTATGAGATGTTTTTGGAGCAGGTAAATTTCCATCCAAGAGCATGTTTACTATATGATCCGTCACACTTTGTATTACAACAACTGGATTACATCCAATATATTGATCTTTATCATGAAAGAATTAAAGCTTTCCATGTAAAGGATGCAGAATTTAACCCAACTGGCAGACAAGGTACTTTTGGCGGTTACCAAAGCTGGGCAAACCGCGCAGGCCGTTACCGTTCTCCCGGAGATGGACAGGTAGATTTCAAAACGATCTTCAGTAAACTGGCACAGTATGATTTTAAAGGCTGGGCAGTAATGGAATGGGAATGCTGTATTAAAGATTCTGAGACTGGTGCAAGAGAAGGTGCTGAGTTTATTAAAAACCACATCATTCCGGTAACAAGCAGAGCATTTGATGATTTCGCTGCGACAGGTGCAGATTCAGAATTCAACAAACAAATATTAGGTATAAAATAA